Within the Dolichospermum compactum NIES-806 genome, the region TCAGTTGGTTTAGCATCTTGAAGAGATAGATCATTTATTGTTAACATAAGCTTTCTCCAATAAAGTTAAAGGATTATCCCAACGACGGATAATTTGATAAGGTGAAACTGTGCGTCTTTGTTCAATAATTCCTAAAGATTCTATCCTATTCAGATGTTGTTGTAAAGTTTCAGATTGAATACCTAAAACGGGGATAATTCCCATTTTCTGAGAATAAATATCCTCAGTTAAGACAGAAGTTTCCTGATGAAAATCTCGTTCCCACAGTTTAGCTAGGAAATAACCTATCAAATAAGAATTAGGAAGTTTAGAATTCCCTGTTTGATATGTATCTGGTTTGATTTCTTTGATAAATTGACAATTAGCTAATGCTTGTTCTTGAGTATATGCTTTTAAAATATACTTAATTCTTTTAGGAATATCTTTATCTAGTTCTTCAAATATAGGAATACTATTTTGAAATAAATCATCTTTAGTAAAAGTTGAATTTTCCGGAAGAAAAGTA harbors:
- a CDS encoding DUF4007 family protein encodes the protein MAKMQLHFNGNFALKKEEIKRILDAAAEKEGLKDSLANLMTKTGLGNAKVGRIKSWSSRAGLVKDNYLSPEGKIVLKHDPYLKSITTDWLMHFYLSFGTQGLNQIPENPAEWGGWTYFIYTFLPENSTFTKDDLFQNSIPIFEELDKDIPKRIKYILKAYTQEQALANCQFIKEIKPDTYQTGNSKLPNSYLIGYFLAKLWERDFHQETSVLTEDIYSQKMGIIPVLGIQSETLQQHLNRIESLGIIEQRRTVSPYQIIRRWDNPLTLLEKAYVNNK